In Opisthocomus hoazin isolate bOpiHoa1 chromosome 3, bOpiHoa1.hap1, whole genome shotgun sequence, a genomic segment contains:
- the LOC142360932 gene encoding uncharacterized protein LOC142360932: MKLLPSVNQESSALSNGSSFKPAFIRYFCSARGDRAPVTLPVKVLALIFTQNSDASKPPPFLLHTEGCRQLKVPFEDLKGAKGTVGSPPHKYPLVKTEFVYEDDGDNRPLIITKEIPFAATELAKLRKDFARTTRELETEYVWWVSLSGWDRILLLEREAEGYWVPGVFLTPSERRALWSLTQRAEHWAAGLNPLERGDPLATTGTTDQLLESVQKVACLQMMYDRELKPNLSSPMLLLADPERMTPQLRGLPDSLKPTGIQRQRRIQNTPSEGRTAATLEGGVTPDRRQPGSKVWMCGEIAQELISCGRRYGPVNRPYQRAETRALRAAEQGSGQSFFSGRSPDLAGKEKPLIRQGIWQLGLQKGIPRDLMHGLLTKKVEQLVQRWSGREIAFGPDPSAPPLVNLGGGTKQGRSWVQAAQGALCYVWLVRPEDFAARGVSPRLPAAETPEASPSQSGPTLHVHPSAVCGAGSAPVPLVWLQPPGVNFGWKPGL; the protein is encoded by the exons atgaagctgcttccatcggtgaaccaggagtcttCTGCGCTTTCCAATGGTTCCTCCTTTAaaccag ctTTCATAAGGTACTTCTGCTCAGCAAGAGGTGACAGAGCTCCCGTCACCCTCCCGGTAAAAGTCCTTGCTCTGATCTTTACCCAAAACTCAGATGCTTCCAAGCCTCCACCTTTCCTCCTCCATACTGAAGGGTGTAGGCAGCTGAAGGTGCCCTTT gaggacttgaagggagcaaaaggGACTGTAGGGAGCCCCCCCCACAAGTACCCgttggttaaaacagaattcgTATATGAAGATGACGGTGATAATCGCCCCCTgattattactaaagaaatcccttttgcggcAACTGAATTGGCAAAGCTGCGGAAAGATTTTGCAAGAACCACGAGAGAACTGGAGACAGAATATGTCTGgtgggtgtccctgtcggggTGGGACAGGATCTTGTTGTTggaaagggaagcggaagggtactGGGTCCCGGGCGTGTTCTTAACCCCCAGTGAACGCCGAGCCCTGtggtcgctgactcagagggccGAGCACTGGGCCGCGGGGTTgaacccgctggagaggggggatcccctggccacCACAGGCACGACAGATCAGttattggaaagtgtgcagaaagtggcttgccttcagatgatgtatgaccgggagctcaagcctaatctgagctccccgatgctgctgctggcagaccccgaaagaatgactccccagctacgggggcttcccgattccctgaaacccaCAGGGATCCAGCGGCAGaggagaattcaaaacacccccagcgaggGGAGAACCGCGGCTACCCTGGAGGGGGGAGTGACCCCCGACCGTCGGCAGCCGGGGAGCAAAGTGTGGATGTGcggggagatagcccaagagctgattagcTGTGGGAGGAGATACGGACCTGTTAACCGGCCATATCAaagggctgaaaccagagccCTGCGAGCCGCAGAACAAGGGAGTGGGCAGTCGTTTTTCTCGGGGAGAAGCCCGGAtctggctgggaaagaaaagcccctaaTTCGGCAGGGGAtctggcagttagggcttcagaagggcattccccgggACCTCATGCATGGACTCCTGACCAAGAAGGTggaacagcttgtgcagagatggtcagggcgAGAAATCGCTTTTGGGCCAGAtcctagtgccccacccttggTGAATCTGGGGGGGGGAACGAAACAGGGAAGAAGctg GGTGCAGGCAGCTCAAGGTGCCCTTTGTTACGTGTGGCTGGTGAGGCCAGAGGATTTTGCAGCCCGGGGGGTTTCTCCTCGCCTCCCGGCGGCCGAGACCCCCGAGGCCTCCCCATCCCAGTCCGGCCCG ACTCTGCACGTCCACCCCAGCGCAGTCTGCGGCGCCGGCAGCGCTCCGGTGCCTCTGGTTTGGCTCCAGCCGCCGGGCGTTAACTTTGGGTGGAAGCCGGGTTTGTAG
- the LOC142360933 gene encoding syntabulin-like → MDRRTYGRRQGAPSFAINLLHSVLGPYFTRCVLLKEPRTEADLSSSSSTGSISAPEARVTAAGSQRSSFSRNRGPYSQNNGSLSCKSAASPPASRQKEPLSALCKNQLTPANIRQNYRASSGTSSSSGSYKGSDSSPALRCSGGCHACGANYKIKPPNPEQYLTALQQKEATLRHLKTKLKESESKLKEREIEIAELKAQLGRTKEDWIEEECKHVEGDLALNEARSKIKQLEQVIEAMKNNAVEKDQKIQKYFLDISIENKKLESLLQSMEMAQNSSAMDEQCLQYSCDAEGKPSALCATMPESLMAEDQALEEVADSRLLLSEDTSNGTDSAEESWSSTGCEWSDPAPSSCVVKKLMLDSVADEKLTSLRQEEKSSSVMVEQAVQTDAVPYSLDVEQLIQNVFRAQDACPPVQSLCRKVEHRVGENHFMKELDFTDPHDDEAFGYVNTCLQAGRKRRYWSSSLLRDVPAVAAPVVSTVMWAFSTQRGGLDYIYNIGALLRGCCLVALHSLRRMLFSVKT, encoded by the exons atggaccgGAGAACGTACGGTCgtaggcaaggtgctccatcatttgctatcaacttacttcactcggtcctCGGTCCTTACTTCACTCG ttgtgtgctcctgaaggagccac gaactgaagccgatttgagctcttcaagcagcacaggcagtatttcagcacctgaagcccgtgtgactgcggctggaagccaaagatcttctttttctcgcaa tcgtggcccttacagtcagaataacggatccttatcctgcaagtccgcagccagcccacctgcttcccgtcagaaggagcctctgtcagccctgtgcaaaaaccagctgactcctgccaacatccgtcagaattacagggcttcttcaggcaccagcagcagctcaggctcctacaaaggaagcgacagcagcccagcgctgag gtgttcagggggatgccatgcttgtggtgccaactacaagattaagccaccaaatccagagcagtatttgactgctctgcagcagaaagaagctacattgcggcatttgaaaacaaagctgaaggaatcggagagcaaacttaaagaaag ggaaatagaaatagcagagctcaaagctcagctgggacgcacGAAGGAAGACTGGATTGAAGAAGAGTGTAAGCATGTGGAGGGGGATCTGGCCTTAAacgaagcaagaagcaaaattaaacagctcgagcaggttattgaagccatgaaaaacaatgctgttgagaaagaccaaaaaattcagaaatacttcttagACATCAGCattgaaaataagaaactggaatctttgctgcagagcatggaaatggctcagaacagctctgcgatggacgagcagtgcctgcagtacagctgtgacgcagaggggaagccatcagcgttgtgtgccacgatgccagagagcctcatggcagaggaccaagctctggaggaggtggcagatagcaggctgcttcttagtgaggacacATCTAATgggactgattcagctgaagagagctggagcagcacaggTTGTGAGTGGAGTGATCCCGCTCCCTCCAGTTGTGTTGTGAAGAAACTGATGCTTGACAGTGTTGCAGAtgaaaaactaacttctttgcggcaggaggagaaaagcagcagtgtgatGGTGGAACAGGCCGTCCAGACTGACGCGGTGCCATATAGCCTAGATGTGGAGCAGCTCATTCAGAACGTCTTCAGAGCTCAGGATGCCTGTCCTCCTGTGCAGTCTCTATGCAGGAAGGTGGAGCACAGAGTTGGTGAAAACCATTTCATGAAAGAACTTGATTTTACAGATCCTCATGATGATGAAGCCTTTGGGTATGTCAATACTTGCTtgcaggcaggaagaaagaggagatatTGGAGCAGCAGTCTCCTGAGAGATGTTCCGGCTGTAGCTGCCCCTGTTGTATCAACTGTCATGTGGGCTTTCAGTACTCAGAGAGGAGGATTAGATTACATTTACAATATTGGAGCATTGCTTCGTGGTTGCtgcctcgtagccctgcactctTTACGCCGTATGCTCTTCAGTGTCAAAACTTAA
- the LOC142360934 gene encoding syntabulin-like, translating into MAGQPERAELPQGIADTPAASRESREQPLRPPTRLRPTTRGRTEADLSSSSSTGSISAPEARVTAAGSQRSSFSRNRGPYGQNNGSLSCKSAASPPASRQKEPLSALCKNQLTPANIRQNYRASSGTSSSSGSYKGSDSSPALRCSGGCHACGAHYKIKPPNPEQYLTALQQKEATLRHLKTKLKESESKLKEREIEIAELKAQLGRTKEDWIEEECKHVEGDLALNEARSKIKQLEQVIEAMKNNAVEKDQKIQKYFLDISIENKKLESLLQSMEMAQNSSAMDEQCLQYSCDAEGKPSALCATMPESLMAEDQALEEVADSRLLLSEDTSNGTDSAEESWSSTGCEWSDPAPSSCVVKKLMLDSVADEKLTSLRQEEKSSSVMVEQAVQTDAVPYSLDVEQLIQNVFRAQDACPPVQSLCRKVEHRVGENHFMKELDFTDPHDDEAFGYVNTCSQAGRKRRYWSSSLLRDVPAVAAPVVSTVMWAFSTQRGGLDYIYNIGALLRGCCLVALHSLRRTLFSVKT; encoded by the exons gaactgaagccgatttgagctcttcaagcagcacaggcagtatttcagcacctgaagcccgtgtgactgcggctggaagccaaagatcttctttttctcgcaa tcgtggcccttacggtcagaataacggatccttatcctgcaagtccgcagccagcccacctgcttcccgtcagaaggagcctctgtcagccctgtgcaaaaaccagctgactcctgccaacatccgtcagaattacagggcttcttcaggcaccagcagcagctcaggctcctacaaaggaagcgacagcagcccagcgctgag gtgttcagggggatgccatgcttgtggtgcccactacaagattaagccaccaaatccagagcagtatttgactgctctgcagcagaaagaagctacattgcggcatttgaaaacaaagctgaaggaatcggagagcaaacttaaagaaag ggaaatagaaatagcagagctcaaagctcagctgggacgcacGAAGGAAGACTGGATTGAAGAAGAGTGTAAGCATGTGGAGGGGGATCTGGCCTTAAacgaagcaagaagcaaaattaaacagctcgagcaggttattgaagccatgaaaaacaatgctgttgagaaagaccaaaaaattcagaaatacttcttagACATCAGCattgaaaataagaaactggaatctttgctgcagagcatggaaatggctcagaacagctctgcgatggacgagcagtgcctgcagtacagctgtgacgcagaggggaagccatcagcgttgtgtgccacgatgccagagagcctcatggcagaggaccaagctctggaggaggtggcagatagcaggctgcttcttagtgaggacacATCTAATgggactgattcagctgaagagagctggagcagcacaggTTGTGAGTGGAGTGATCCCGCTCCCTCCAGTTGTGTTGTGAAGAAACTGATGCTTGACAGTGTTGCAGAtgaaaaactaacttctttgcggcaggaggagaaaagcagcagtgtgatGGTGGAACAGGCCGTCCAGACTGACGCGGTGCCATATAGCCTAGATGTGGAGCAGCTCATTCAGAACGTCTTCAGAGCTCAGGATGCCTGTCCTCCTGTGCAGTCTCTATGCAGGAAGGTGGAGCACAGAGTTGGTGAAAACCATTTCATGAAAGAACTTGATTTTACAGACCCTCATGATGATGAAGCCTTTGGGTATGTCAATActtgctcgcaggcaggaagaaagaggagatatTGGAGCAGCAGTCTCCTGAGAGATGTTCCGGCTGTAGCTGCCCCTGTTGTATCAACTGTCATGTGGGCTTTCAGTACTCAGAGAGGAGGATTAGATTACATTTACAATATTGGAGCATTGCTTCGTGGTTGCtgcctcgtagccctgcactctTTACGCCGTACGCTCTTCAGTGTCAAAACTTAA